In a genomic window of Scyliorhinus torazame isolate Kashiwa2021f chromosome 5, sScyTor2.1, whole genome shotgun sequence:
- the LOC140422183 gene encoding uncharacterized protein gives MESHKNTCTMGKPWKCGECGKRFISPSKLEIHRRSHTRERPFTCAVSGRGFTNSSHLLTHRRVHMSDRPFNCSECEARFSRSSHLLRHQRTHTEERPFNCTECGKGFKHSSTLQKHQRVHTGERPFTCSECGKEFAQLSNLLTHQRVHTGERQFSCSHCTKGFRWSSNLLEHQRVHTGERPFTCTECGKGFIQLTKLQMHQRIHTGERPFTCSECGTGFRDSSALVRHQRIHSGERPFTCSVCDKRFSHLSSLLRHQRVHTGERPLSCSDCGKGFRDSSNLRIHQRIHTGQRLFTCFKRGKGFARSSHLLRHRC, from the coding sequence ATGGAGAGCCACAAGAACACCTGCACCAtggggaaaccatggaaatgtggggaatgtgggaagagattcatatCACCAtcaaagctggaaattcatcgacgcagtcacactagggagaggccattcacctgtgctGTGTCTGGGAGGGGATTCACAAATTCATCCCACCTTCtgacacaccggcgagttcacatgaGTGACAGACCATTCAACTGCTCTGAGTGTGAGGCGAGATTCagtcggtcatcccacctgctgagacaccagcgcactcacactgaggagaggccgttcaactgcactgagtgtgggaagggattcaaacattcatccaccctgcagaagcatcagcgagttcatactggggagcgtccattcacctgctctgagtgtgggaaggaattcgctcagttatccaacctgctgacgcaccagcgagttcacactggggagagacaattcagctgctctcattgcacaaagGGTTTTAGATGGTCATCCAACCTGCtggaacaccagcgagttcacaccggagagaggccattcacctgcactgagtgtgggaagggatttattcagcTGACCAAACTGCAAATGcatcaacgaattcacactggggagaggccattcacctgttctgaatgTGGGACGGGATTTAGAGATTCTTCCGCGTtggtgagacaccagcgaattcacagtggggagaggccgttcacctgctcagtgtgtgacaAGAGATTCAGTCATTTATCCAGCCtcttgagacaccagcgagttcatactggggagaggccgctctcctgctctgactgtgggaagggattcagggattcatccaacctgcggatacaccagcgaattcacaccggacaGAGATTGTTCACCTGTTTTAAGCGTGGTAAGGGATttgctcggtcatcccacctgctgagacatcgGTGTTAA